The following proteins come from a genomic window of Pyxidicoccus sp. MSG2:
- the rpmB gene encoding 50S ribosomal protein L28 codes for MAWKCDICGKRPLVGNNVSHANNKTKKRTLPNLQKVRANVEGTTTRVLACTRCIKAGKVTKAA; via the coding sequence ATGGCGTGGAAGTGTGACATCTGTGGGAAGCGTCCGCTGGTGGGTAACAACGTCAGCCACGCGAACAACAAGACCAAGAAGCGCACCCTCCCGAACCTCCAGAAGGTTCGCGCGAATGTCGAGGGGACCACCACGCGCGTGCTGGCGTGCACCCGCTGCATCAAGGCGGGCAAGGTGACCAAGGCCGCCTGA
- a CDS encoding CHASE2 domain-containing protein → MTSFLSRRRFELLALALAAASCALHVWVERTPVVGLVAGSEEDAPLLIRGIHLLEGKATDLQFLLRGTRAPNSRVLVVEVDEKSAQAHGRWPWPRDTVALAVARLQQAGAAAVGLDIIFTDEAREEDTRVWAEALGALDRTLAESPQLAPALEGYRAELSARAASSRDESLAAVLAGSPGVVQGVMVYTDKEQKQFAPREAEWAALLEPHLLRRFPGTAPGAFFEVKPANVPGWRNYSAQLPLSELARASRRLGHFSAAMDPDGILRRLPVFAKLEGPGGFLPSLSVQTAAAALNAEVEPVFDPDSGHLSGARLRSAGGVQRFVPIPLAEPFTLINYPGPGSAFDRLSIADVLKEKFKSEDLKARVEGRAVLVGITLLGNYDQRVTPFKEFEPGVYAHAAFLSNILSEDYLTRPEGLISLELLFMVGTAVLLARLLPRVRYTWKLGTVALLAAAWLTVDQVLFVRGIQVATVVPMLSLFTSAFGVLFLGYRTVDQEKGRLRHTFQHYLDASVMEQVLEHPERLKLGGERKELTVLFSDIRGFTSLSERMSPEGLVTFINQYLTPMTGVVFAHGGTLDKYIGDAIMCFWGAPVDQPDHALRACRAALGFLDKLQALKVRWRAEGLPEVDIGVGINTGPMNVGHMGTESRFNYTVMGDAVNLASRLEGLNKEYGTRVLVSEGTYLQVKEHVIARRLGAVRVKGKQEPGAIYELRAMGRATGTDAEAIRLFEEGVDRFIARDWETAQVLFRRTLELWPEDVPSLRYAEAAAAYRMLPPGPDWDGVFTATTK, encoded by the coding sequence ATGACCTCCTTCCTCTCGCGCCGCCGCTTCGAGCTGCTCGCCCTGGCGCTCGCCGCCGCCTCCTGCGCCCTCCACGTGTGGGTGGAACGCACGCCCGTCGTGGGGCTCGTGGCGGGAAGTGAAGAAGACGCCCCGCTGCTCATCCGGGGCATCCACTTGCTGGAGGGCAAGGCCACCGACCTCCAGTTCCTCCTGCGGGGCACACGCGCCCCCAATTCCAGGGTGCTCGTGGTGGAGGTGGACGAGAAGAGCGCCCAGGCCCACGGGCGTTGGCCGTGGCCCCGGGACACCGTGGCGCTCGCCGTGGCCCGGCTCCAGCAGGCGGGCGCCGCCGCCGTGGGCCTGGACATCATCTTCACCGACGAGGCCCGCGAGGAGGACACCCGCGTGTGGGCAGAGGCCCTGGGCGCCCTCGACCGCACCCTGGCGGAGTCGCCGCAGCTGGCCCCCGCGCTCGAGGGCTACCGGGCCGAGCTGTCCGCCCGGGCCGCGTCCTCTCGCGACGAGTCCCTGGCCGCCGTCCTCGCCGGCTCTCCCGGCGTGGTCCAGGGCGTCATGGTCTACACCGACAAGGAGCAGAAGCAGTTCGCCCCCCGCGAGGCCGAGTGGGCCGCGCTGCTGGAGCCCCACCTCCTGCGCCGCTTCCCCGGGACCGCGCCCGGCGCCTTCTTCGAGGTGAAGCCCGCCAACGTGCCCGGCTGGCGCAACTACTCCGCCCAGCTCCCGCTGTCGGAGCTGGCCCGGGCCAGCCGGCGGCTCGGCCACTTCAGCGCGGCCATGGACCCGGACGGCATCCTCCGCCGGCTGCCCGTCTTCGCGAAGCTGGAGGGCCCCGGTGGCTTCCTGCCGTCCCTCAGCGTGCAGACCGCGGCGGCGGCGCTGAATGCGGAGGTGGAGCCGGTGTTCGACCCGGACTCGGGCCACCTCTCCGGGGCCCGCCTGCGCTCGGCCGGGGGCGTGCAGCGCTTCGTGCCCATTCCCCTGGCGGAGCCCTTCACGCTCATCAACTACCCCGGCCCCGGCAGCGCCTTCGACCGGCTGAGCATCGCGGACGTGCTGAAGGAGAAGTTCAAGTCCGAGGACCTGAAGGCGCGCGTGGAGGGCAGGGCGGTGCTGGTGGGCATCACCCTGCTGGGCAACTACGACCAGCGCGTCACGCCCTTCAAGGAGTTCGAGCCCGGCGTCTACGCCCACGCCGCGTTCCTCTCCAACATCCTCTCCGAGGACTACCTCACGAGGCCCGAGGGGCTCATCAGCCTGGAGCTGCTCTTCATGGTGGGCACGGCGGTGCTGCTGGCCCGGCTGCTGCCTCGCGTGCGCTACACGTGGAAGCTGGGCACGGTGGCGCTATTGGCCGCCGCGTGGCTCACCGTGGACCAGGTCCTCTTCGTCCGGGGCATCCAGGTGGCCACCGTGGTGCCCATGCTGTCGCTCTTCACGTCCGCGTTCGGCGTGCTCTTCCTGGGCTACCGCACCGTGGACCAGGAGAAGGGGCGCCTGCGCCACACCTTCCAGCACTACCTGGACGCCAGCGTCATGGAGCAGGTGCTGGAGCACCCCGAGCGCCTCAAGCTGGGCGGTGAGCGCAAGGAGCTCACCGTCCTCTTCTCCGACATCCGAGGCTTCACCTCGCTGTCCGAGCGCATGTCCCCCGAGGGGCTGGTCACCTTCATCAACCAGTACCTCACGCCGATGACGGGCGTGGTGTTCGCGCACGGGGGCACGCTCGACAAGTACATCGGTGACGCCATCATGTGCTTCTGGGGCGCGCCGGTGGACCAGCCGGACCACGCGCTGCGCGCCTGCCGCGCGGCGCTGGGCTTCCTCGACAAACTCCAGGCGCTCAAGGTCCGCTGGCGCGCCGAGGGCCTGCCCGAGGTCGACATCGGCGTGGGCATCAACACCGGCCCGATGAACGTGGGCCACATGGGCACCGAGTCGCGCTTCAACTACACCGTCATGGGCGACGCGGTGAATCTCGCCTCGCGACTGGAGGGGCTCAACAAGGAGTACGGCACCCGCGTCCTCGTCTCCGAGGGCACGTACCTCCAGGTGAAGGAGCACGTCATCGCCCGCCGCCTCGGCGCCGTGCGCGTGAAGGGCAAACAGGAGCCCGGCGCCATCTACGAATTGCGCGCCATGGGCCGCGCTACCGGCACGGACGCGGAGGCCATCCGGCTCTTCGAAGAAGGGGTGGACCGCTTCATCGCGCGCGACTGGGAGACCGCGCAGGTCCTCTTCCGCCGCACGCTCGAGCTCTGGCC
- the purN gene encoding phosphoribosylglycinamide formyltransferase has product MSATRARLGILVSGSGSNLQALLDACAQDGFPAEVACVVSNVPTAFALERARKAGVPAVVVDHKAHASKADFEKALLAALREAGVEWVCLAGFMRLLSADFLGHYAGRVLNIHPSLLPSFPGLHAQRQALERGVKVAGCTVHFVDAGTDTGPIIAQAAVPVLPDDDEKSLSARILTEEHRLYPLAVRLAVTGKVALDGARTRVDAQVTVGESSLRSPGASR; this is encoded by the coding sequence ATGAGCGCCACGCGGGCGCGGCTGGGAATCCTCGTCAGCGGCAGCGGGAGCAACCTGCAGGCGTTGCTGGACGCATGCGCGCAGGACGGCTTCCCGGCCGAGGTCGCCTGCGTGGTGTCCAACGTGCCCACGGCCTTCGCGCTGGAGCGGGCGCGCAAGGCCGGCGTGCCCGCGGTGGTGGTGGACCACAAGGCGCACGCATCGAAGGCGGACTTCGAGAAGGCGCTGCTCGCGGCGCTGCGAGAGGCGGGCGTGGAGTGGGTGTGCCTGGCGGGGTTCATGCGCCTCTTGAGCGCGGACTTCCTGGGGCACTACGCGGGGCGGGTGCTGAACATCCACCCTTCCCTGCTCCCGTCCTTCCCCGGGCTGCATGCGCAGCGGCAGGCGCTGGAGCGCGGGGTGAAGGTCGCCGGCTGCACCGTGCACTTCGTGGACGCGGGCACGGACACGGGCCCCATCATCGCGCAGGCCGCGGTGCCGGTGCTTCCGGACGATGACGAGAAGAGCCTGAGCGCGCGCATCCTCACCGAGGAGCACCGGCTCTACCCGCTGGCCGTGCGGCTGGCGGTGACGGGCAAGGTGGCGCTGGACGGGGCGCGCACCCGCGTGGACGCCCAGGTCACGGTGGGTGAGTCGTCCCTGCGCAGCCCGGGAGCGTCACGGTGA
- the murQ gene encoding N-acetylmuramic acid 6-phosphate etherase: protein MGTSRASPPLLPPTERLHPRADDLDLLSIRSVVRRLHDEDLTAVRAVRAALPAISEAARAVADALRTGGRLLYVGAGTSGRLGVLDASECPPTFGVPPSQVRAAIAGGRRALTHAVEGAEDDLAAGATAVRAFRAGPKDVVCGISASASTPYVLGALREAKQRGAHTVLVCCNPPGPRVNAVDTVVLARTGPELVAGSTRLKAGTATKLILNAVTTAAFVSLGKVYRGRMVDVRPANAKLRTRAARMVAELTDLPAARASKLLRAAGGEVKLALAMHFTGLDAGAARKRLQTEGLRALSPGGRRGSKPRKPR from the coding sequence GTGGGCACGTCACGCGCCTCACCGCCGTTACTGCCCCCCACCGAGCGGCTTCATCCCCGCGCGGACGACCTGGATCTGCTTTCCATCAGGTCGGTCGTCCGCCGGTTGCATGACGAAGACCTGACCGCCGTCCGTGCGGTTCGTGCCGCGCTTCCTGCCATCTCGGAAGCGGCGCGGGCCGTCGCGGATGCGTTGCGGACAGGAGGCCGGCTCCTCTACGTCGGGGCCGGTACCAGCGGGCGGCTCGGCGTGCTGGACGCGAGCGAGTGCCCACCCACCTTCGGAGTCCCTCCGTCCCAGGTCCGCGCCGCCATCGCCGGTGGCCGCCGGGCGCTGACACATGCCGTGGAGGGCGCCGAGGACGACCTCGCCGCCGGAGCCACCGCGGTGCGCGCCTTCCGGGCGGGCCCGAAGGACGTGGTGTGCGGCATCTCCGCCAGTGCCTCCACGCCGTACGTCCTGGGCGCGCTGCGCGAGGCGAAGCAGCGCGGCGCCCATACGGTGCTGGTGTGCTGCAACCCTCCCGGCCCCAGGGTCAACGCCGTGGACACGGTGGTGCTGGCGCGCACGGGGCCGGAGTTGGTGGCGGGCTCCACCCGGCTGAAGGCCGGCACCGCGACGAAGCTCATCCTCAACGCGGTGACGACGGCGGCCTTCGTCTCCCTGGGCAAGGTGTACCGGGGGCGCATGGTGGACGTGCGCCCGGCCAACGCAAAGCTGCGCACGCGCGCGGCGCGCATGGTGGCGGAGTTGACGGACCTGCCCGCGGCCCGGGCCTCGAAGCTGCTGCGAGCCGCCGGTGGCGAGGTGAAGCTGGCGCTGGCCATGCACTTCACGGGACTGGACGCCGGGGCGGCCCGGAAGCGGCTCCAAACGGAGGGCCTGCGTGCCCTGTCGCCGGGCGGGCGGAGGGGCTCGAAGCCCCGGAAGCCCCGGTGA
- the purM gene encoding phosphoribosylformylglycinamidine cyclo-ligase translates to MGTTYKQSGVDIEAGDAFVERIKPHAARTMRPEVLAGVGGFGGLFALPPGKYKEPVLVAGTDGVGTKLKVAFAAGRHGTVGIDLVAMSVNDILTCGAEPLFFLDYFATGRLEVDAAAEVVKGIALGCEQAGCALLGGETAEMPGFYARGEYDLAGFCVGVVERSAIIDGKSVKPGDALIGLTSSGLHSNGYSLARKVLLDDAKLSLDSTPEGLDRPLGDALLEPTRIYVKDALALCQAVKVKGMAHITGSGIPGNLPRCMPDGTRAVLSEKAWTKPPIFDLIAKRGGVARDEMFNTFNMGLGLIVVVAKEDVAQALSVLKARGVEATEVGRIEAGEGEATAVIEP, encoded by the coding sequence GTGGGAACGACCTACAAGCAGTCCGGAGTGGACATCGAGGCCGGCGACGCGTTCGTCGAGCGAATCAAACCCCATGCCGCGCGCACCATGCGCCCCGAGGTGTTGGCCGGGGTGGGTGGCTTCGGTGGCCTGTTCGCCCTGCCACCGGGCAAGTACAAGGAACCGGTGCTGGTGGCCGGCACGGACGGGGTGGGCACCAAGCTGAAGGTGGCCTTCGCCGCGGGGCGCCACGGCACGGTGGGCATCGACCTCGTCGCCATGTCGGTGAACGACATCCTCACCTGCGGCGCCGAGCCCCTGTTCTTCCTCGACTACTTCGCCACCGGCCGCCTGGAGGTGGACGCGGCCGCCGAGGTGGTGAAGGGCATCGCCCTGGGCTGCGAGCAGGCCGGGTGCGCGCTGCTGGGTGGCGAGACGGCGGAGATGCCGGGCTTCTACGCGCGGGGCGAGTACGACCTGGCGGGCTTCTGCGTGGGCGTGGTGGAGCGCTCGGCCATCATCGACGGCAAGAGCGTGAAGCCCGGTGACGCACTCATCGGCCTCACCTCCTCCGGCCTGCACAGCAACGGCTACTCGCTGGCGCGCAAGGTGCTGCTGGACGACGCGAAGCTGTCGCTGGACTCGACGCCCGAGGGACTCGACAGGCCGCTCGGCGACGCGCTGCTGGAGCCCACGCGCATCTACGTGAAGGACGCGCTGGCGCTGTGCCAGGCGGTGAAGGTGAAGGGCATGGCCCACATCACCGGCAGCGGCATTCCAGGCAACCTGCCCCGGTGCATGCCGGACGGCACGCGCGCGGTGCTGAGCGAGAAGGCGTGGACGAAGCCGCCCATCTTCGACCTCATCGCGAAGCGCGGAGGCGTGGCCCGGGACGAGATGTTCAACACGTTCAACATGGGCCTGGGCCTCATCGTCGTGGTGGCGAAGGAGGACGTGGCGCAGGCGCTGAGCGTGCTGAAGGCGCGCGGCGTGGAGGCCACCGAGGTGGGCCGCATTGAGGCCGGTGAGGGCGAGGCCACGGCGGTCATCGAGCCATGA
- a CDS encoding NAD(P)-binding protein, with product MATSSAKLKLPSGPSRHVYDVIVLGSQLGGALAAALLAKRNHRVLLVEHDGMGPGYEHEGYVLPYAPFVAPPLKTMPVVEEALTELGLTATVQRSLRPHAPELQLLLPKNRMDLHADAARRKAEATRELGEEGEALLGALAGAAAQHESTDAFFKEVPALPPDGFFEKWGLNKLIKAHPGLDAPPRLAGDSPAQKLVRGLLPFVSHLETPESPLARSRTLSQVLSSPSTFNGGREGMRELLTRRVMELGGDVLGRDSPAGFIVEELTFDGSKFAGMKLLRSDTVYRAACLVAATDAGALRRLVTDKKHNRGLLEHLDQSSTKSLLFTVNWVVPEAALPRGLGELALVDTGDQELGPLLVQVHQARTAPGPGGKEGKEVEGLRVVCVGAFVPASYRDLGEEHLQGVANRIDEHLDALMPFTAQHRLLRSAPYLDAGGVRGSRLMPHPLYSFESEAFLGVTGLSQRTPAKNILLAGREVLPGLGLEGELLAGIRSARMVQDMLKKKDPLKG from the coding sequence ATGGCGACGTCCTCAGCCAAACTCAAGCTTCCTTCGGGCCCGTCCCGGCACGTGTATGACGTCATCGTGCTCGGCAGTCAGCTGGGCGGTGCGCTCGCGGCCGCGCTTCTCGCGAAGCGCAACCACCGCGTCCTGCTGGTGGAGCACGACGGCATGGGCCCCGGCTACGAGCACGAAGGCTACGTGCTCCCCTACGCCCCGTTCGTCGCGCCCCCGCTGAAGACGATGCCCGTGGTGGAGGAGGCCCTCACCGAGCTGGGCCTCACCGCCACCGTGCAGCGCTCCCTGCGGCCCCACGCCCCGGAGCTGCAGCTGCTCCTCCCGAAGAACCGCATGGACCTGCACGCCGACGCCGCCCGCCGCAAGGCGGAGGCCACGCGCGAGCTGGGCGAAGAGGGAGAGGCGCTCCTGGGCGCCCTGGCCGGCGCCGCCGCCCAGCACGAGTCCACCGACGCCTTCTTCAAGGAAGTGCCCGCCCTGCCCCCGGACGGCTTCTTCGAGAAGTGGGGCCTGAACAAGCTCATCAAGGCCCACCCCGGCCTGGACGCCCCGCCCCGTCTGGCCGGGGACTCCCCCGCGCAGAAGCTGGTGCGAGGGCTGCTGCCCTTCGTCAGCCACCTGGAGACCCCCGAGTCACCGCTGGCCCGCTCGCGCACCCTCTCCCAGGTGCTGTCGTCCCCCTCCACCTTCAACGGCGGCCGCGAGGGCATGCGCGAGCTGCTCACCCGGCGCGTCATGGAGCTGGGCGGCGACGTGCTCGGCCGCGACAGCCCGGCGGGCTTCATCGTCGAGGAGCTCACCTTCGACGGCAGCAAGTTCGCGGGCATGAAGCTGTTGCGCTCGGATACCGTGTACCGGGCCGCGTGCCTCGTGGCGGCCACGGACGCCGGCGCGCTGCGGCGGCTGGTGACGGACAAGAAGCACAACCGCGGCCTGCTGGAGCACCTGGACCAGTCCTCCACGAAGTCCCTCCTCTTCACCGTGAACTGGGTGGTACCGGAGGCGGCCCTGCCGCGCGGCCTGGGCGAGCTGGCCCTGGTGGACACCGGGGACCAGGAGCTGGGCCCGCTGCTGGTGCAGGTGCACCAGGCGCGCACCGCCCCGGGCCCCGGCGGCAAGGAGGGCAAGGAGGTGGAGGGGCTGCGCGTGGTGTGCGTGGGCGCCTTCGTCCCCGCCTCGTACCGCGACCTCGGCGAGGAGCACCTCCAGGGTGTCGCCAACCGCATCGACGAGCACCTGGACGCGCTGATGCCCTTCACCGCGCAGCACCGCCTGCTGCGCTCGGCGCCCTACCTGGATGCCGGAGGAGTGCGCGGCAGCCGGCTCATGCCCCATCCGCTCTACAGCTTCGAGTCGGAAGCCTTCCTGGGTGTCACGGGTTTGAGCCAGCGCACGCCGGCGAAGAACATCCTCCTCGCCGGGCGTGAGGTGCTCCCCGGCCTCGGACTGGAGGGCGAACTGCTCGCCGGAATCCGGTCGGCGCGGATGGTTCAGGACATGTTGAAGAAGAAGGATCCGCTCAAGGGCTGA
- a CDS encoding DUF523 domain-containing protein, with the protein MTTEAVSREERVAALREARVVLVSACLIGEACRFDGRSKRSERVLEALEGKEVVPVCPEVGGGMPIPRAPVELSGGTGVDVWAGRARALEREAGVDRTDAFLRGARLALEAARKFGATVALLKEKSPSCGTQRVYEAGVLRPGEGITAALLRAEGMTVLSDEDL; encoded by the coding sequence GTGACAACGGAAGCGGTGTCGCGTGAGGAACGCGTCGCCGCGCTGCGCGAGGCCCGCGTGGTGCTGGTGAGCGCGTGCCTGATTGGCGAGGCGTGCCGCTTCGACGGCCGCTCCAAGCGCTCCGAGCGGGTGCTGGAGGCCCTGGAGGGCAAGGAAGTCGTCCCTGTGTGTCCGGAGGTGGGCGGAGGGATGCCGATACCACGTGCCCCCGTGGAATTGAGCGGCGGCACGGGCGTGGACGTCTGGGCGGGCCGGGCGCGGGCGCTGGAGCGCGAGGCCGGCGTGGACCGGACGGACGCCTTCCTGCGCGGCGCGCGGCTGGCGCTGGAGGCGGCACGGAAGTTCGGCGCGACGGTGGCCCTGCTGAAGGAGAAGAGCCCTTCGTGCGGAACCCAACGCGTGTACGAGGCCGGAGTGCTGCGGCCCGGTGAAGGCATCACCGCCGCGCTGCTGCGCGCTGAAGGAATGACCGTCCTCAGCGACGAGGACCTCTGA
- a CDS encoding enoyl-CoA hydratase/isomerase family protein has product MSDDVLLEMRGAVGVVTLNRPKALNALDLGMCRALHPRLDVWAADPAVKAVVIRGAGGRAFCAGGDVRAVAASVGTATGGERLSREFFRAEYALNHRIHHFGKPFIALVDGICMGGGLGLSIHGAYRVVTEKLVLAMPETAIGLFPDVGGGWFLPRFPGESGTYLGLTGARVSAADALWLGYATHHVESARLDAVLEALVGAEWGSGPASAVVERVLAGFHADPGTSALAVQHAGIDRCFAAERVDDILQALEMEGTPWAQETWATLMRMCPMSLKVTLHQLRMGRTRDYDEMVRVEYRLSQSMTARADFREGIRAVLVDKDNKPRWQPATLSEVSDVDVEACFAPLAGDDWTPRA; this is encoded by the coding sequence ATGAGTGATGACGTGCTCCTGGAGATGCGGGGGGCGGTGGGCGTGGTGACGCTGAACCGTCCGAAGGCCCTGAACGCGCTGGACCTGGGGATGTGTCGTGCGCTGCACCCCCGGCTCGATGTCTGGGCGGCGGACCCGGCGGTGAAGGCGGTGGTCATCCGGGGCGCGGGAGGGCGGGCCTTCTGCGCGGGAGGCGACGTGCGCGCGGTCGCCGCCTCGGTGGGCACCGCGACGGGCGGGGAGCGTCTCTCGCGGGAGTTCTTCCGCGCCGAGTACGCGCTGAACCACCGCATCCACCACTTCGGCAAGCCGTTCATCGCGCTGGTGGATGGCATCTGCATGGGCGGCGGGCTGGGGCTGTCCATCCACGGCGCGTACCGCGTCGTCACCGAGAAGCTGGTGCTGGCCATGCCCGAGACGGCGATTGGCCTGTTCCCCGACGTGGGCGGAGGCTGGTTCCTCCCGCGCTTCCCCGGCGAGTCGGGCACGTACCTGGGGCTCACGGGCGCGCGGGTCAGCGCGGCGGATGCCCTGTGGCTCGGCTATGCGACGCACCACGTGGAGTCCGCGCGGCTGGACGCGGTGCTGGAGGCGCTGGTCGGCGCGGAGTGGGGAAGCGGCCCCGCGAGCGCGGTGGTGGAGCGCGTGCTCGCGGGCTTCCACGCGGACCCCGGGACGTCCGCGCTGGCGGTGCAGCACGCCGGCATCGACCGGTGCTTCGCGGCCGAGCGGGTGGACGACATCCTGCAGGCGCTCGAGATGGAGGGCACGCCGTGGGCCCAGGAGACCTGGGCCACGCTGATGCGCATGTGCCCCATGAGCCTCAAGGTGACGCTGCACCAACTGCGCATGGGCCGCACGCGCGACTACGACGAGATGGTGAGGGTGGAGTACCGGCTGAGCCAGTCGATGACGGCCCGCGCGGACTTCCGTGAGGGCATCCGCGCGGTGCTGGTGGACAAGGACAACAAGCCGCGCTGGCAGCCGGCCACCCTGTCCGAGGTGTCCGACGTGGACGTGGAGGCGTGCTTCGCTCCGCTGGCCGGGGACGACTGGACGCCCCGCGCGTAG
- a CDS encoding HAD family hydrolase, translated as MTSSMAPLRAVVFDMDGTLVDNMVFHNQAWVALARKLGLSLTADDFQTHFAGKKNEEILPALLGRPLDSEELHRLAEEKENHYRTLYRPHLRLHRGAEAFIARLREARIATAIATAAPQGNRELVLDGLGIRPLFNRVVGAEEVTRGKPSPDIFLAAAKALGVEPSACLAFEDAVLGVMSARDAGMTVVGITTAAPADQLREAGAGWTVPDFMMLPPEVEARLFGVRG; from the coding sequence ATGACTTCCTCCATGGCTCCCCTGCGCGCGGTCGTCTTCGACATGGACGGCACGCTCGTCGACAACATGGTGTTCCACAACCAGGCCTGGGTGGCGCTCGCCCGGAAGCTCGGGCTGTCGCTGACGGCCGACGACTTCCAGACGCACTTCGCGGGCAAGAAGAACGAGGAGATCCTCCCCGCGCTGCTGGGCCGGCCCCTGGACTCCGAGGAACTGCACCGGCTCGCCGAGGAGAAGGAGAATCACTACCGCACCCTCTACCGGCCCCACCTGCGGCTGCACCGTGGCGCGGAGGCGTTCATCGCCCGCCTGCGCGAGGCCCGTATCGCCACCGCCATCGCCACCGCCGCGCCGCAGGGGAATCGCGAATTGGTGCTCGACGGGCTCGGCATCCGCCCCCTGTTCAACCGCGTGGTGGGCGCCGAGGAGGTGACGCGTGGCAAGCCTTCGCCCGACATCTTCCTCGCCGCCGCGAAGGCGCTGGGGGTGGAGCCCTCGGCGTGCCTCGCGTTCGAGGACGCGGTGCTCGGCGTCATGTCCGCGAGGGACGCGGGCATGACGGTGGTGGGTATCACCACCGCGGCCCCCGCCGACCAATTGCGCGAGGCCGGTGCCGGGTGGACCGTCCCGGACTTCATGATGCTGCCGCCCGAGGTGGAGGCGCGCCTCTTCGGCGTCCGCGGTTGA
- a CDS encoding anhydro-N-acetylmuramic acid kinase produces the protein MAPGAYTPGMRLHPPLSDARQPRLCVGLLSGTSVDAVEAALCEVTGTGEDVRLKLLAHVSVPFPRELVTRVLGPQDAGSLSRLNFELAEHFADAARQVMARAGVSPEQVAAIGSHGQTMAHVPPGADGTPSTLQIGEPAVIAERTGVPVISDFRTRDVAAGGHGAPLVPYLDWAVFRGRGAPRALLNLGGIGNVSVVGARLEDTVAFDTGPGNMVLDGLARHVTQGRLTCDLDGTLSRRGHVIPEVLAELLAHPFLALPPPRSAGRESFGAVLVDRLWARHAQRPYDLMATALELTVESIARACETWLLPRFPGMEGMYASGGGTRNPALMERLRARLAPLPVHMLEALGFPEGAKEAALFALLAAEHLVGTAANVPSATGARRRVVLGKLTP, from the coding sequence GTGGCCCCCGGGGCTTACACTCCCGGTATGCGCCTGCACCCACCCCTCTCCGACGCGCGCCAGCCCCGCCTCTGCGTGGGCCTGCTGTCCGGCACCAGCGTGGACGCCGTGGAGGCGGCCCTGTGCGAGGTGACGGGGACGGGTGAGGACGTGCGGCTGAAGCTCCTGGCCCATGTGTCCGTGCCCTTCCCTCGCGAGTTGGTGACGCGGGTGCTGGGGCCGCAGGACGCGGGCTCGCTGAGCCGGCTCAACTTCGAACTGGCCGAGCACTTCGCGGACGCCGCCCGGCAGGTCATGGCGCGCGCCGGGGTGTCACCAGAGCAGGTGGCCGCCATCGGCTCGCACGGCCAGACGATGGCGCACGTGCCGCCGGGCGCGGACGGGACGCCCTCCACCCTGCAGATTGGCGAGCCCGCCGTCATCGCCGAGCGCACCGGCGTGCCCGTCATCAGCGACTTCCGCACGCGGGACGTGGCCGCCGGAGGCCATGGCGCGCCGCTGGTGCCCTACCTCGACTGGGCCGTCTTCCGCGGCCGCGGCGCCCCGCGCGCCCTCCTCAACCTCGGCGGCATCGGCAATGTCAGCGTCGTCGGCGCGCGGCTCGAGGACACCGTCGCCTTCGATACCGGCCCCGGCAACATGGTGCTGGACGGGCTGGCCCGGCATGTCACACAGGGGCGGCTGACCTGCGACCTGGACGGCACCCTGTCACGGCGGGGCCACGTGATTCCGGAGGTGCTCGCGGAACTGCTGGCGCACCCCTTCCTGGCCCTGCCCCCGCCCCGGAGCGCCGGTCGCGAGAGCTTCGGCGCGGTGCTGGTGGACCGGCTCTGGGCGCGGCACGCGCAGCGGCCCTACGACTTGATGGCCACGGCGCTGGAGCTCACCGTGGAGAGCATCGCCCGGGCCTGCGAGACGTGGCTCCTCCCGCGCTTCCCGGGGATGGAGGGGATGTATGCCTCGGGGGGAGGAACGCGGAATCCGGCGCTGATGGAGCGGCTTCGCGCCCGGCTGGCTCCCCTGCCCGTCCACATGCTGGAAGCTCTCGGTTTCCCGGAAGGGGCGAAGGAGGCAGCCCTCTTCGCCCTCCTGGCGGCCGAGCACCTGGTGGGGACGGCGGCGAATGTTCCGTCCGCAACTGGCGCGAGGCGTCGAGTCGTTCTAGGTAAGCTGACACCGTGA